Proteins encoded in a region of the Streptomyces sp. NBC_01471 genome:
- a CDS encoding SAM-dependent methyltransferase encodes MTEPTRLSPQIDTSVPHSARVWNYWLGGKDHYPADQAAGDAYSSKYPLIAPFAGESRDFLRRTTTFLARDAGLRQFIDLGAGLPTSNNTHEVVQRIDPTSKIVYVDHDPIVLLHVHALLTSTPEGATAYVEADMRDTEKVLSGASETLDMTQPIGLVISDVLGHIVGWEEARGLVKRLVDRLPSGSYLALSHSTAADAAHQVVQDEYNSSGAIPYLLREPSVAIELFEGTELVEPGFTSWPRWRPDANTGTLTDRAGWGGVALIP; translated from the coding sequence ATGACAGAGCCAACCCGACTGTCTCCTCAGATCGACACGTCCGTTCCCCACTCCGCCAGAGTCTGGAACTACTGGCTGGGCGGAAAGGACCATTACCCTGCCGACCAGGCCGCCGGCGACGCCTACAGCAGCAAGTACCCCCTCATCGCCCCCTTCGCCGGGGAGTCTCGGGATTTCCTGCGCCGCACCACCACCTTCTTGGCCAGGGACGCCGGACTCCGGCAGTTCATAGACCTCGGAGCGGGGCTGCCCACTTCCAACAACACCCACGAAGTCGTGCAGCGGATCGACCCCACCAGTAAGATCGTCTACGTCGACCACGACCCGATCGTGCTGCTGCACGTCCATGCACTGCTCACCAGCACCCCCGAAGGCGCTACCGCCTATGTCGAGGCAGACATGCGCGATACCGAAAAAGTACTGAGCGGGGCATCTGAGACTCTGGACATGACGCAGCCGATCGGCCTGGTCATCAGCGACGTGCTCGGCCACATCGTCGGCTGGGAGGAGGCCCGCGGGCTGGTCAAGCGGCTGGTCGACCGGCTTCCCTCGGGCAGCTACCTTGCCCTGAGCCACTCCACGGCCGCCGACGCCGCCCACCAGGTCGTGCAGGACGAGTACAACAGCTCGGGCGCCATCCCGTACCTGCTGCGTGAGCCGTCCGTAGCAATCGAGCTCTTCGAGGGCACCGAACTGGTGGAGCCCGGATTCACCAGTTGGCCGCGCTGGCGTCCGGATGCCAACACAGGCACCCTCACCGACCGCGCCGGATGGGGAGGGGTGGCGCTGATCCCGTGA
- a CDS encoding helix-turn-helix transcriptional regulator, producing the protein MARERSGRTVAHLVLATRLKTLREAAGMTRGEAADALGAHTATVRRIELAETSLDEGQVHTLLKAYGAGFAEIEEVLGQLARANLPGWWHPWRSVMDSWQLDLMSVESATSIIRVWEPALVPALLRTPAYARAVDDVRRPDLSPEARDQRTDLLMERQRRLRDRKTRLWALMSAAALNTTVGDAEVMNDQRLALRAAAERSDVALQIHPLNGPLHVMTGMPTVTLYRVDVPEIPDHAVREGTLPGTADVSNSLHTVTAYHMLLDHACVIAPHPDKSKEALTP; encoded by the coding sequence GTGGCTCGCGAAAGGTCTGGTCGGACCGTCGCGCACCTAGTTCTCGCCACTCGGCTTAAAACCTTGCGTGAGGCCGCGGGGATGACCAGAGGGGAGGCCGCCGATGCACTCGGCGCTCACACGGCAACTGTCCGCCGTATCGAACTGGCTGAGACCTCTCTGGACGAGGGGCAAGTCCATACTCTGCTGAAGGCATACGGAGCAGGGTTCGCGGAAATTGAGGAGGTTCTCGGGCAACTCGCGAGGGCCAATCTGCCCGGTTGGTGGCATCCCTGGCGCTCAGTCATGGACTCCTGGCAGCTCGACTTGATGAGCGTGGAGTCCGCGACGAGCATCATCCGCGTCTGGGAACCAGCGCTGGTTCCGGCCCTGCTACGCACCCCGGCCTATGCCCGCGCCGTCGACGACGTTCGCCGGCCGGACCTCTCCCCCGAGGCCAGAGATCAACGAACTGATCTGTTGATGGAACGGCAAAGAAGGCTACGGGACCGCAAGACGCGCCTTTGGGCCCTCATGTCCGCCGCCGCCCTGAATACCACGGTGGGTGACGCAGAGGTGATGAACGACCAGCGACTCGCGCTCCGCGCCGCCGCGGAGCGCTCGGATGTGGCCTTGCAGATCCACCCGCTCAACGGACCGCTCCACGTCATGACCGGAATGCCGACCGTGACTCTGTACCGCGTCGACGTTCCCGAGATTCCAGACCATGCGGTAAGAGAGGGGACCCTGCCTGGAACCGCCGATGTCTCCAACAGCCTCCATACGGTGACGGCCTATCACATGCTGCTTGATCACGCGTGTGTTATCGCACCTCATCCAGACAAATCGAAAGAAGCACTTACCCCATGA
- a CDS encoding helix-turn-helix domain-containing protein: MTTSSAEPASPEESRYQVMRRLTRAAAHSDAQLITEAAALADGWVVLVDLMGDVICSTPRTAGPEGVRAAAHPRPLPHLTIRRTTDAVLVVSPGPAVATARVALIAETCVDLLRIQARVHRAEETLRAEQRLHSAALHLLLNGQVVLALKVLGTVGVTHATVCRFTGTAIQAAHQALWRTAQASTPQNTPRALICIEGANLVIVLLHSGSPDIRKVLPRLSAIAERHHLAGGVSDPVPLDIIATAWSEAGTARLNVSAGQIISATGMGAKGLLQLVPVHRLSAWSAAILQPLGRDQHRTLEAYLRSGSAQAAASALDVSEGTVRTRLRGISSALAVELDNATVQAQLLLAVRTPTAPIKARSPACLITHPPLPTELLSPDNAYQWAADVLEPLDAPLRIALRSWLQHRGRTAPAASELRLSRSTLTEWLSKIGDALHLDLQSAAVRAELHLAAETIATSEDAPDFLPRRGGRTYRN; this comes from the coding sequence GTGACCACGAGCAGTGCGGAGCCCGCCTCGCCCGAGGAGAGCCGGTATCAGGTAATGCGACGGCTCACCCGCGCGGCGGCCCACTCCGATGCTCAACTGATCACCGAGGCCGCGGCCCTGGCCGACGGCTGGGTTGTGCTGGTGGACCTCATGGGCGACGTCATCTGCAGCACCCCTCGCACCGCTGGACCCGAGGGGGTGCGCGCCGCCGCGCACCCCCGGCCCCTTCCCCACCTCACTATCCGCAGGACCACTGACGCGGTGCTCGTCGTCAGCCCCGGTCCCGCAGTTGCCACAGCCCGCGTCGCCCTCATCGCGGAGACCTGTGTTGATCTCCTGCGCATACAGGCCCGCGTCCATCGAGCTGAAGAGACTCTGCGCGCCGAGCAGCGGCTGCACAGCGCCGCACTGCACCTCCTCCTCAACGGCCAGGTGGTGCTGGCCCTCAAGGTCCTGGGAACCGTCGGCGTCACGCACGCCACCGTGTGCCGCTTCACCGGCACCGCCATTCAGGCAGCTCATCAAGCCCTGTGGCGAACAGCCCAGGCCAGTACGCCACAGAACACCCCCCGCGCGCTGATCTGTATAGAAGGCGCCAATCTGGTGATCGTCCTCCTTCACAGCGGCAGCCCCGACATCCGCAAGGTCCTCCCCCGCCTCAGCGCGATAGCCGAGCGGCATCATCTGGCCGGCGGCGTATCAGACCCGGTCCCCCTGGACATAATCGCCACGGCATGGTCCGAAGCAGGGACCGCACGACTCAACGTGAGTGCGGGCCAGATCATCTCCGCAACGGGAATGGGAGCCAAGGGGCTCCTCCAGCTCGTCCCCGTGCACCGGCTGAGCGCCTGGTCGGCAGCCATTCTCCAACCGTTGGGTCGCGACCAGCACCGAACTCTGGAGGCGTACCTGCGGTCTGGATCAGCGCAAGCAGCCGCGTCAGCGCTCGATGTGTCCGAGGGAACGGTACGCACCCGGCTGCGCGGGATCAGCAGCGCACTGGCCGTCGAATTGGACAACGCCACTGTTCAGGCGCAACTGCTTCTCGCGGTACGAACGCCTACGGCTCCCATCAAGGCCCGATCACCCGCATGTCTAATCACCCACCCACCGCTACCGACCGAACTCCTAAGTCCCGACAACGCCTACCAGTGGGCAGCAGATGTTCTCGAACCCCTGGACGCTCCGCTCCGCATCGCTCTTCGGAGCTGGCTCCAGCACCGCGGCCGTACAGCCCCCGCCGCCTCCGAACTGAGGCTGAGCAGAAGCACACTTACCGAGTGGCTTTCCAAGATTGGCGACGCCCTGCACCTGGACTTGCAGTCTGCGGCCGTGCGAGCGGAGCTCCACTTGGCTGCAGAGACGATCGCAACGTCTGAGGACGCACCTGATTTCCTTCCCCGCCGGGGCGGCAGAACCTACCGGAATTGA